The DNA segment GCATCCATCACTAGAATTGACCTACACTACTATAACTAGAAACATGTCTCCATTGaatagtgggaaaaaaaaaaaaaaaaaaccaaaaaaaaaagggttttcatGGGGACAAGGGGACAAAAAAGATGGTCAATGTTATAACTTGTACTGATTTTGGATTTCACCAATAAAGCAGGGGTAGAAACATTAACAGGGATATGCATAATGGTAGATAAACATTGTGTTGGACATAGAAAAGCCCCTAAATCTAAATATGGGGATTTGAGGACACAACTATATCTGCTTGTGAATATGCTATAAGAAACAATATCTTAGTTGAGTTTCTAAACATATGGAAAGACCCCATGAGTTGTCTCGGTTAGCCAAATCCAAGATAGTAGCTATGGTGCAAAACAGTACAAGTCTCGGGTATCAAGAGATCTTACATtgtcaaaaacaataaaaaagaaataaataacttTACACCGTCTCATATCACAAGCAGAAAACAAATTTGCTTTTGCACAATTTCTAAGTAAATAGAGGTGAAACTCCTCATGAAAAGGTTTCAGACTAGTATTAAACAGACTGGTGTGAATTTTTAATGAATGGGACAATGGTGGATATGTTGCTTTAAAATCAAAGGACAAAGGTAAATGTATAGCATGACTTGATTGGAAATACGTGATAAAATCAGTTGTGAGTGAcagagaaaaaaatcaaattgattattctttatcaattttataaaaaattattaaaatatagtaaggagaaataagataaataaacaagtaATTAATTGTTAACATTTGAAGGAGAAAATTGGTAAGCACCTCACGAAATGGGTATTCATCCTGTTCGAGCATTCGAACAACCTGACTCATTTTGGGTCTCTTTTCTGAGTCAGGGTCAACACACCTAAGGGCGACAAGAAGAGCGCGTTTTAGAGCACGTGTTGTGGGCTTAACTTCAAGGTTTGGATCCACAACTTCTTCAGCTCTTCTTGTCCCTACCATCACTTTAAGCCACTCGACAAGATTAACCTGCCATGAGCATGAACAGCTTATCATAGCTCTTCTTGAACAAGCCTGTATATTTACCTTTCGACGAAAGGAGAAAGAAGTCCCCAATGCATTGGACAGAGAAATACCTCATTAGCAGGCCGGCCATAGTCAACTGGATCCCTTCCAGTAACTGCTTCCAGCAGGAGAACACCAAAGCTGTAGATATCACTCTTCTCATTTAACAAGCCAGTATTAGCATATTCTGGTGCCACATAACTGAAATCCAGAGAAAAGATGTCAGGTTCTGAGGCtctcataaaaaatttatatcatacaGGTGGAAAAACTATAAAGACTAAAGGGGACTTAAGATGAACATATAAACATACCCAAATGTTCCCATTACTCTAGTCGTTATGTGGCTTTCACCTGAGCCCAAGAGCTTGGCCAATCCAAAATCAGAAACCTTTGCATTGAACTCATCATCAATCAAGATGTTGCTTGATTTTATGTCTCGATGAACAACTTTCGGTTCTATTGCCTCATGCAAATAGGCAAGCCTGCAACCCaatatgaaacatttttttgactttttcaaAGTGTGAAAGACCAAGATGTTCAATTTCAGTTCTGGAGTAGATTTCAGTTCTGAATGGAATAAAAACAATGACTGGAGTCTCAAAACTTAGAAAGGATTTCATAGAAATAGAGGAGGTAATTGCCTATATTAATCTCGGTTCTAGTAACGCAAATCTTAATGATGACACTATTTTCAGTTGAGAGATGGACTTACGCCTTGGCTGTACCAAGAATAACCTTCATGCGGGCCTCCCAAGTAAGGTTGCCATATTGGCGCATAGCTCCATGAAGCCACTGTTCTAAGTTGCCATTGTTCACATATTCATACACCAGCATCctatattaaagaataataagtACATAACCACATCCCAGGCAAATCAGATCGACAAGATTGCAAAAGAATTGGAAAAGTACTTTGTTTTTCAACGAAAAAGTACTTCATCAtgacaataaataataataacatccAACATGCCAAATGAATaggaatgaaataaattacCACATCAATAAAAAGTGAACAAATCTTACCTGTGAACTCCTTCTATGCAATAGCCCAAAAGTCGCACAAGATTTTTATGCCGAACATGGCCTATAGCCTCAACTTCAACCCTGAACTCTTTTTCTGCCTGTCCCCTGTGAACCCATTTCATAATGCAGTCATAAACCAAATTTCAACCAAAGCATCATAAAAAGTGAGAGAAGGTGCTTTTGATCTATTCTTACAGATTATTAAGAAGCTTCTTCACTGCTACCTCAGCTCCATTGATTAGTCTGCCCTTATAGACAACTCCATATCCACCTTCCCCAAGCACATTTTCAGCTGAGAAACGACTTGTTGCATACTCAAGATCTCTAAGAGTAAACCAGTGGCCCCAACCAAGATGAGACACTTCTGGTAAACCGATTAAAGGAGAGGCTGATGCAAGCCCATATGACAATGAAGAATGCTTCCGAACAGTTCCAGAACTTCCTTCTTCCCCTGATTGTGAACTACAGCCTCTCTCATGATGATAAATGGAGCTGCACTGGCTGACATTGTCAGGATCACTTGATTTGCTCACACCCAAATGATACATCTTCTCAGAATTTCTGTCAGTTGATTTATCATTGACATTAAGGAATAAACTTTCATCATGAAAATTCTGAGTCCCAATCCTGTCAACCTTGATATCTTTAGAGACATTGGGTATTTGAGAAAGGGTGAATTTGTCAAGGGTTCTTCGAGATTTTCGTCTGAACATGACCCATATAGATAAGATACATAGAATCAAAACTATGAATGCACCAACACATACACCAATTAAAACCCAAAGTTTTAGACCCAGAAATTTCTTCGACAATTCAGTGTCCAAAGATTTCTGCGATGACATTTCTGATGCTCTGGTAGCAAAGAATGAAAATTGTGCTTCCTCCTTGTGATGCAAACTCAAGACATTTCCACCTGGGTACCATAAGCATGATATGTGACtctacaaatattaaaatacctaacaaatatatgaatttttttgaaaaatattctgaTGTGGTTTTCATTTTCCTTGCTGGAACTCTGTGCAAAACAGGCCAGATATCAATAATACAAGTTACCCAAATGATAAAAACCATTCTTAACCTGATTCAACACTCAAACTCAGAAACAAAGACTAGCTAAATCCATTTGATgcaatttgcaaaaaaaaaaatatgtatatgtcAAAGTAATAATAAGATTCATGGCTTCATCTAATCATTTAAAGAAATTCATATACATTCCTGTTGACAGCTTCATAGGAGAACAGTGATTACTAGACATTCCACAATAAAGAAGCAATTGTTCCCACATTCCATAAAACCTCATTTGCGTCAAATCCATtccaattttaaagaaaaatattaagccAATTTCAACATTCCATAAGAAGCAATCACATACTCATATACCTCCTTGGATGAAATCACAAATCCAAATCTAAGAAAGCAGGAAGAAAATCTAAGAAAGCATCACTTATGAACCAAgtaagagaaagagaaaagagagagaaagtgagaaAAATGTGAACACTCCATCATAAAGTGATTCAAAAGAGAAAGCATTTACCTTTGTGGTGATCTAAGCTAACCCCCTTGATCTTCCTCCTTGAGAACccagagaagaaaagaaagggcTTCTTTTTTAGGCAAGAGAGACACAATGAGCATAGATAGGCCAATGTAGACCTGAAATAACAcaaacccaccaaaacccaatagGCCAAAACAAAAGGCAACAGCCCCAGAAGGAGTAGTTTACAAGTAGAGCTTTGTGGCCTGAAGTGGGCCAAAAAAGAATTGAGAGAATGATAAAAGAGATGTTGATGAAGGCCAGACAAAAAtctaatctttcaagggaaaaaaatgcaattcatggagagagagaaaaggaaaaggagagaGATTATATAATTTAGAGGGCCATAAAAGCAGAGGTGGGTGAAATGGTTGGTGGGTTGTGTATATGTGGAGGAGAGAGAGCTCAGAAAGCTGGAAAGAAAGCTTGGTTTGCAATGGAGGAAACCAGAGAAAGAGATAGTAAAGAGAAAGCAAATGTGGTGAACAGCGTTTGCATTTATAACtgggtaaaagaaaaaaaaaaaactaggagaAAAGGGGCAtagtgtgtgtgagagagagatagagagagagagagagtcaacTCAAAACCCAACAGGCAACAGGAGGGAACTCCAAATCTAGCTTCATGTGAGGTCCACTTACTAAATTGTCCTCATGTTTTAAGCccaataactaaaataaatataataatttaggtgtgatttgaatatatatatatatatatatatatatattattttaaatttttaaaaataaaaatttataattttcacacaaaatataaaaaatttaccttatattttcaaaaattatttttaaaatttagatttttattttttgaaagactttttattattttttatttttaaagtgtttAAGATTATTTacattgtaattatttttattttaaaaattaaaaaatgactaaaattgtatcttaaatttttaaatttaaacttcatttatttatactattaattcttcttaatttcttgatttttaaatttgtaaaattattatccttttttatttcatgatAACTGGGTAGattttattaacattattattaccttccttataagaaaaaaataaaataaaattcaacttCTAACATTTGTATCATTAAGAAATTAGCTTTGTTtccatgttttttatttatttcttctttacCCTCTTTCCATAAGTATaaataagaattattaaaatatttttcccttttaattgagggagttataaaaaaaataatgcactcaattttaaattatcttatttttcatagatttagaaaattattaagatttttCATATCGAGTctattaagattatgtttgataataattttagaaaacgtttataATCTTgctaatacttgaaaatattatttttcaaatattaaaaatattgaaaacgatttctaaaattattatcaaatagacTCTAAATTAACTTTGTAAAactttttcatatatttttttcatttttctcctcaataaaattgaaatttcaccCTCTTGCGCATGCAAAAAACATATCAAccgtttgtttgtttgttaaTAAGATTATTCGAAAAATGATACgataaaattataagaaattcgAGGGGGACACATGAAGTGTCAAATTCACACCCATGTGATTCATGGGTCATCATCCTCATCACTCCATCTTATGTTGTCTCTGATAGCTATAGTTTTAACAAAGTTATTtgcataatttttatttttttcctttttatcttaaaaataaattactttcacCTTTTTTTCTATACCAatctttctaataaaataaatgcaATTAAGTTGGCAAAAAATTAATAGGATTGGCCCAATGATTGGGATCTTCAATAAGTTtacaataatttcaaaataaaattataaaaacacaaAACCTAATtagtacaaaaaaaatatttggaatctTGGACatgtgaatttttaaatttaaaattaaatcttgatgacataattttatttctattaaattgaACTAAAATTAATGCCTAATTTATGTCATGCAAACTatcataaaattgaaaatagttttaaaatatcattttataaaaataatttttgaaatttattctatttggcaaagaaaagaaaaaacaaatcctcattttgacttttttaagtaacctatttttaatttttagaaaatatttatgaaaataattttaaaacgagagagagagagaaagagagagagagtgagtgaGTGACAGGGAGATATTTCTTAGTCTAAAAAGAGGAATAAGGAGAATAATGGCTTCTCCAATCAAACAAGCAAGCAAAGTCTTTGTCTTAAATACATTTTACATCAAAAGTCAATTCCACTGGATAAGTATGTGCTTTCCACGTCGCCCATATTTAAACTTcttaaatacatttatttacttttgatttttaaatttaataacaatttttcaaaaaaaaaaaactaaaagtaaaattttattgtgTTGACGACCGTTTTagacaaattttaatttaatattggCATTTTGGACTTGtttcataattgtttttaaaaattattttaaaaaataattttttaaactagtttttaaaaaactaatttttgatattttgtaaaataaaaatctatttaaaaacttcaaatatttttaatattttaaaaataatgtttacatctaaaactttatttttaatcattatggatatttatataattattttttaaaacaagtctAGAAAGACAAGAgaaaatgactaaaaaattttaaaaatatatatatatattatctaaaaacaccattttttgttcttaaaaaaaaaaaaaacaatttttttgttatcaaacatgtttttcaatttttcctttttagaaaacaaaaaattaatctcaaaaataattatcaaacacaAACTTATTCTTTTctataaaactaataaaatttgtCAATTACAATTAAGACCCCCGagtcaatttctttttttaaaaaaataattaaatttattcaaaaaaacttataattttaaaaaaattaatataaaagtttttaatttatatgataattttttatgtttaatgtaatttttataatattaatattgtcCTTTAAAAATTATCACATTGATTtcgatttcaatttttaattaaaataaaaaaataaataaaactttctCAAACTAGGGCTAAAGAtgattaaaattcataaaaaaaataaaaaaaagaagtcatAAAAAATTTTCACCCGTTAATCCTAATCAATTCTCAGTGAGTCACTCATACAtggaatcaaattaaaaaatttggtttAGGTAGAGGCAGTGAATATAATAAGCAACTAAtggtttattaaaatattaagattagTTAAAGTTTGAGTGGTAACGGTCCAAAAAGGGCAATTATGTCAATAAAAGTTAAACTAAACCTAACCTTGTGGACTTAAAAAGAAGTGTCTGGGTGTGTTGAATATGATGAGAGGTGGCTTGGAAGGAGATAAAGCCTCCATTTGAGGGATGAACAAAAGCTTTGATTTGAAGCATTAGCTTTTGATTAAAGTATGCCCTAAAACTTatctttttcaatctttttttggACTTACATTTAATCTATGGGCACATATGCTGTGTGTTTGTATTGCTCAAACTAGCCAACCAACACCCATTTGATGCCTAAACCCAACTTTGACTTTGGCCCATGATCTTGACCATCTGATTTCTTCTCTGAATCGGACGGTTGTAGACATCCCATGGGGTATTGCTTTTAGTAGATGAACGAGCATGGAGGTGGACCACGTGGATGGCACATGGGAGGGAGGGCACCATTCCTCATGAGTCATGACCCACACTTTTCAATGTCACGAGCGTAGACCCCTTTCTCTTTTTGTGATTAGATCTATTGATGGAGAAATGTTTAGATGTTTTCAACCAAGTTaagatttttacattttttttttactttaatattaaagttattaTTAGAATAGAaggaatttatattaaagaataTTATTTAGTGTGTGCGCCTAACCTTTCTATgaggaaaaataatagaaaattgtataatttagtGGTGGTttgcataattttttattttttttcaaagtagaAAAAGTAGTAATAAGTTTTAGGAAaaattaatactaaataaaatggGATAATGGTGATACGGATTCTGAAAAGTCACATATCTCATAAATTCATATGACAAaccaaatttattacaaattttttacTCTTTAACGGCGATTTAAAATGTAACTTGCtagaaataagagaaaaaaaacatttctttgTTTCACTTCACGTCTCATCGAAATTTGTAATTTAACTAATTTGATCTTCTCATTGTCATGTTGTAGTCTTAATATCCCTTCTATTAACGATGatgtaaagaaaatttagagtatttttcttcaaaatgcaCATTAATCTCTGTCTCTCCATGGATATTTTcgttttttgtttaaaaaatcaTCTTTATAGTCATTTTAATTTCTCAGGTTTTATTTTGAGTATATGAGAATCCCCtttataatatttcaatttccAAGGTTTCTTTGATTATATGAGAGATTATTTCCAATTATTTgaatttctagggtttttatttaggatatcctaaaaaatcttttttttttcaaagatctATTGCAAAACCAGAGTAATACTATTAGAAAATTTATACTTCGATTCTTACATTTATAGAGTTGACAATTTTATGACTCAaacgtaaaaaaaaattatatgactAATTATAATGTCTTCTATCTTATGGTTTTTGctacattttattattattgtcattatcatttttcatcatttacttTCTTTACTTGCTTCAATTTTGCTTTTTTATGCATTCTTGAaggtttttttgtattttaacgctgttctttttcaattttaaggTTGATTTTTAGGAGTTTTTCCTTTAAGGCTCCATTTATGAAacttaagaaaaagaaatttgtcATGCCAATAGCTTTAGGAatcaaatatatgtttaatCCTAAAATTTGTTTATACATTTATCCCTataagttttttgtttcttttcttattaAGGTCCTcaatgtatttttgttttaatagaatttttggttttttatttttaggggaAAACAAATTGTCATACCTTTTCAATagatttaaaagtaaaatatttgtttaagcctaaaatttgtttatacatttatataaatatgcatttttattttattttttatttttcaatatgaCAATCATTTcttggagaaagaaaaaatagagaaacaAATGCTTCGAAAAGGACAAATTTTGTACTTTAATGATAGATTCTCATTAGCACACATCTTGATACTCAAGTTGGTTGTAAGCTTACAATGTTGACCTTAAAAATCTATGTTGCttatttttgttgaataaataatatgaattatTAGTCATTAGTATTGCAATGATGTTACTCACAAAGCTTTTTAATTCAAGAAAATgctcttatttttcaaaaaataatatgagatTGCTTAATGCATATTGGCATGTGACTTTAATTATTTCTACTCATTATTGCATTTGCATTCAATTTATGTCACTTTAAACACTTGAGGGCTATTATTCCATCTAATGTAGGTTTGAGTCAATTtacactcttttttccttttataaaatatagataCTATAggaacttttaatataaatacactaATATTATAATACATTAAGATAAGACATAATTAGAAACTTTTAAACTTTGTTTATGAAACTTACAGTTGTAAATTATCATGCTATATAAATATAGTATCAATTTGAATCCACAAAACttgtatattttcttttttaaataaaaatcattaagtaatatttCAATGCAGGTATTAAAAAACATCTCTAATAATATTACTTCTATCATAAAAGTTTGGTATAATAAAAATGCATGATAGTTACAACATAAATAAACTCACATTATGATACACTATAGCATGACTTAATTTATAAAGTTGTGAACTTTTTTTATGAAACTGACAATTATGGATTGTCATGCTATATTCCCTACGATGCTTTATATCACAAACCAACGAAAGAAGACAAATAAAGCACCACTTTGAATTCATAAGGCATACaaggttttcaaataaataattgagTACTTTGTTGGAAATTGTGGACTAATAATAACTTAGAAATACTTTCTTATAATTTTCAATAGAAGATGACAAAATGCAAGATAAAGCTTTTGACATAACTTATAATGTTCAATGATAGTGAAGTTCGAGATACCATTTATAGTGCATAGGGAACACACAAAGTCCATGATGCTTTATTAAGAATAACTTATAATGTTCGATGATAATGAAGTTCAAGATACCATTTATGATGCATAGAGAACACGCAAAGTCTATGACACTTTTCTTAGGATTCATTAGGATTGTTTGAAGATGAAcaatgttaaaataattttcatgttaATGATTTCATTGTATCTATTTATATGCTAGtgaactttttcctttttgttctctTAGTGGATAGTCAATTAATATGTTGTAtcttttgagaaagaaattagTATCAAGTAATTATCAcaacaaaaagttaaatatttagGCAAATAAGAGTTCGGTTGTTTCGATATTTGtgacataaatttttttcttgatataaTATGATACTTAATAGTCATCttatacaaaaattttatataGATACTATTTAACATAAAGTTTCATATTAATTGTTCATActgtaaattttttataattattttcctaGTTGAATATGAATCAAGGTTACTTGAATACCTCATTATTTggacattattaaaaaatgtagttACTTATGATGATTTAGGCTATTCCACATTAATGTCAATTCACTTATTACTGTTTTTCCTAGTTGAATATGAATCAAGGTAACTTGAATACCATACTATTTGGAcattgttaaaaattttaattacttttaatgaTTTAGGTTACTTTACATTGATGTCATTCACTGACCATTATTCTTTGTACTATCTACTTATTGACTTTTTGTAAGAAAATACATAttgtttgtttgaaaaaaaaaatgaatagtttTAAATTTGACCATATCATGATGCATCATACTTGTAGTACTTTTACATGATAatattaatgtatttatatCATAACTATAATTTGATAGGCTAAAAACCTCCCTAACATTTTACCATTAATGATATACAATACACATGTggtaaatataaaaattcaatacATAAATCTGCAACTACATATTTATAATGTATTACACCAActcaattttgttaaaatatgattaacaTCTTCATCCACTAGATGCACTCTTTTTTGAATAAGTTCTTCTACTTCTTCATACTTGCTACTATCCCCAGATTCTTTAAGGGgtgattatttaaagaaatgacAATCATGTTTACTATCGACATAATGACAACAAAAATATAACCTGTTCAAGTTATCATTTCACTCTAAAATCCTAACAATTGCCCTTTGTATAAGTACAAATCTGCACATACAATCACAACATACTAGATATTTACCTCATCTTCCATTACTTCTAATATTCCTAAATGACAATACTTGAAGATGTCATGATATCTACATTATTGAATacccaaaattaatttattaaatttaagaaatttggaTTAAAATAACACCATGAAATTACTCatcaagataaaatatttagtCACCTACCATGAcctatattattatatatataaaaaaaaggatgataatcataataaattgaaaatgtCTTATGTTGTAAAGAAATGTATTTATTGTGCATAAGACATGCTAGGGAGTATAGCATAATAATCCTCAATTGTGAATtcataaaagaattaaataatttctaaattaggTTATATTATAATATACCATAACATTCGTATATTTATATAGTAAATATAGTGCATTGTGCtatacttatattttataatgaaGGTAATAATTTTAGAGATATCCATTAATACTGTATTGTCGTTTGGTATTAATAGATTAGATCGATATATGAGTATCATTCACTTAAtgctttgaaattatttaataatttttataaaaaaaaatattgaaaaacctTGTGAATTGAGATcgatattttatttggttttaagaTTGGTTAATAATAGAATACATGCTAAGGTATATAGTATAATCACACAAAATTGTAAGTCCTATAAAATGATTCAAAACCTTTTATATGAGGTCTTGTCGTAATATTTTGTAACATTGGTATATTTATATTGT comes from the Vitis vinifera cultivar Pinot Noir 40024 chromosome 12, ASM3070453v1 genome and includes:
- the LOC100245375 gene encoding probable receptor-like protein kinase At2g42960; its protein translation is MSSQKSLDTELSKKFLGLKLWVLIGVCVGAFIVLILCILSIWVMFRRKSRRTLDKFTLSQIPNVSKDIKVDRIGTQNFHDESLFLNVNDKSTDRNSEKMYHLGVSKSSDPDNVSQCSSIYHHERGCSSQSGEEGSSGTVRKHSSLSYGLASASPLIGLPEVSHLGWGHWFTLRDLEYATSRFSAENVLGEGGYGVVYKGRLINGAEVAVKKLLNNLGQAEKEFRVEVEAIGHVRHKNLVRLLGYCIEGVHRMLVYEYVNNGNLEQWLHGAMRQYGNLTWEARMKVILGTAKALAYLHEAIEPKVVHRDIKSSNILIDDEFNAKVSDFGLAKLLGSGESHITTRVMGTFGYVAPEYANTGLLNEKSDIYSFGVLLLEAVTGRDPVDYGRPANEVNLVEWLKVMVGTRRAEEVVDPNLEVKPTTRALKRALLVALRCVDPDSEKRPKMSQVVRMLEQDEYPFREDRRKSRTTSMDLESMKENSGSGDVENKVNESECHTSEAIHG